Proteins encoded together in one Lysinibacillus sp. FSL K6-0232 window:
- the sigW gene encoding RNA polymerase sigma factor SigW, with amino-acid sequence MDALVNKRIKQVLKGDQNAFADIVSLYQHKLYQVCYRMLGNKQESEDIAQEAFVRAYMNLHTFDQKRKFSTWLYRIATNLCIDRIRKKKPDYYLDAEVAGTEGLDMYSQIAADDQLPEEQLEQMELQDRIQYEIGRLPDKYRSVIVLKYIEELSLQEISEILDMPLGTVKTRIHRGREALRKQLNNL; translated from the coding sequence ATGGATGCGTTAGTAAATAAGAGAATAAAACAAGTGCTTAAAGGCGATCAAAACGCATTTGCCGATATTGTGAGTCTCTATCAGCACAAACTGTACCAAGTATGCTATCGAATGTTAGGCAACAAGCAGGAATCTGAGGATATTGCTCAAGAAGCCTTTGTTCGTGCTTATATGAACCTGCATACTTTTGATCAGAAAAGAAAATTTTCTACGTGGCTTTATCGCATAGCGACAAACCTTTGTATAGACCGTATTCGTAAAAAGAAGCCAGATTATTATTTAGATGCGGAAGTAGCTGGTACAGAAGGGCTTGATATGTATTCACAAATTGCAGCAGACGACCAGCTACCAGAGGAACAGTTAGAGCAGATGGAGCTACAAGATCGCATTCAATATGAGATTGGACGTTTGCCGGATAAATATCGTTCAGTTATCGTATTGAAATATATAGAAGAGTTATCGTTACAAGAAATTAGCGAGATTTTGGATATGCCGCTTGGCACGGTGAAAACAAGAATTCATCGCGGACGTGAGGCATTACGTAAACAATTAAACAATCTGTAG
- the rocF gene encoding arginase yields MNKLNISIIGVPSDYGQTRRGVDMGPSAIRYAGIVDRLKAIGHEVHDQGDIRVSHKHADAVVDEKLLNLEEVVEVSTALANSVHEVIEEKKFPLVFGGDHSIAIGTLAGLGEHYNNLGVIWFDAHADLNTPETTPSGNIHGMPLAVSIGLGHERLVQIRNHAPKIKPENVIIIGARSVDPGERELIRQQGIKVYTMHEIDRLGMTRVMEDALAYLKERNVDGLHLSLDLDGLDPLYTPGVGTPVPGGITYRESHLAMEMLQESGMLTSAEFVEVNPILDEKNTTANVAVALMGSLFGETLV; encoded by the coding sequence ATGAATAAACTAAATATTTCTATTATCGGTGTACCATCAGATTATGGCCAAACGCGACGAGGTGTGGATATGGGGCCAAGCGCTATTCGCTATGCAGGTATTGTAGATCGTTTAAAGGCTATTGGACATGAGGTGCATGACCAAGGGGATATTCGTGTAAGTCACAAACATGCAGATGCTGTTGTTGATGAAAAATTATTGAACTTAGAGGAAGTAGTAGAAGTAAGTACTGCTTTAGCTAATAGCGTACATGAAGTAATAGAGGAGAAAAAATTCCCACTTGTTTTTGGCGGGGATCATAGCATTGCAATTGGCACACTAGCGGGACTAGGTGAGCATTATAATAATCTAGGTGTTATTTGGTTTGATGCACATGCAGACTTAAACACACCTGAAACAACGCCTTCTGGTAATATTCATGGTATGCCATTAGCGGTAAGCATTGGATTAGGACATGAACGTTTAGTACAAATTCGTAACCATGCACCAAAAATTAAGCCAGAGAATGTTATTATCATTGGAGCACGCTCAGTAGACCCTGGTGAGCGAGAATTGATTCGTCAGCAAGGCATTAAAGTGTATACAATGCATGAGATTGATCGACTTGGTATGACGCGTGTTATGGAAGATGCGCTTGCTTATTTAAAAGAGCGCAATGTAGATGGCTTACACTTATCACTTGATTTAGATGGTTTAGACCCACTTTATACACCAGGAGTTGGTACACCTGTTCCTGGAGGAATTACGTACCGTGAAAGTCATTTAGCAATGGAAATGCTACAGGAATCAGGCATGTTAACGTCAGCTGAGTTTGTAGAAGTGAATCCAATTTTAGATGAAAAGAATACAACTGCAAATGTTGCTGTTGCATTAATGGGTTCTTTATTTGGAGAAACACTGGTTTAA